One genomic region from Blattabacterium cuenoti encodes:
- a CDS encoding cation diffusion facilitator family transporter, translating to MDDSKKIKLNFNLQKLICFVAIVFFLIKLITWYMTSSLSIFSDAMESLINIISGFIGLCSLYISSLPKDQNHPYGHGKIEFISTAIEGVLIFIVGITIFINTFVRVKHHMHEVLLSRLDYGVILMSFTAIINYFLGFLACKIGHRNGALTLIASGKHLQIDTYSTFGIVVGLILLNITKWIWIDPIISIIFSFVILYTGLKLLRNATAGIMDESDKKLLKKLSFYLNEKRHVHWIDLHHLKVIKYGSALHVDCHLTVPWFFNIKEANQEVNKLTQLTKNEFGSKVELSVHVEACSNNHCIFCFNHSCKVRQNFFQKKILWTLDKTSYYNNKNTKSS from the coding sequence ATGGATGATTCAAAAAAAATTAAACTGAATTTTAATTTACAAAAATTAATTTGTTTTGTAGCTATTGTTTTCTTTTTAATCAAATTAATTACTTGGTATATGACATCTTCACTTTCCATATTTAGTGACGCAATGGAAAGTTTAATCAATATAATTAGTGGATTTATTGGATTATGTAGTCTTTATATATCTTCTTTACCTAAAGATCAAAATCATCCATATGGTCATGGGAAAATAGAGTTTATATCAACTGCGATAGAAGGAGTTTTAATTTTTATTGTAGGGATAACAATTTTTATAAACACTTTTGTACGTGTTAAACATCATATGCACGAAGTTCTTTTATCTAGATTAGATTATGGAGTGATTTTAATGTCTTTTACTGCTATTATTAACTATTTTTTAGGATTTTTAGCGTGTAAAATAGGACATAGAAATGGAGCTTTAACATTGATAGCCAGCGGAAAACATCTTCAAATCGATACCTATTCTACTTTTGGGATTGTTGTAGGACTAATTTTATTAAATATCACTAAATGGATATGGATAGATCCTATTATTTCTATTATTTTTTCATTCGTAATTTTGTATACGGGATTAAAATTATTAAGAAATGCTACAGCTGGAATTATGGATGAATCCGATAAAAAACTTTTAAAAAAGTTGTCTTTTTATCTCAATGAAAAAAGGCATGTTCATTGGATAGATCTTCATCATTTAAAAGTTATTAAATACGGTAGTGCTTTGCATGTTGATTGTCATCTAACCGTTCCATGGTTCTTTAATATAAAAGAGGCAAATCAAGAAGTCAATAAATTGACTCAATTAACTAAAAATGAATTCGGATCTAAAGTAGAATTATCTGTTCATGTAGAAGCTTGTTCCAATAATCATTGCATATTTTGTTTTAATCATTCATGCAAAGTCAGACAAAATTTTTTCCAAAAAAAAATTCTTTGGACTTTAGATAAAACATCATATTATAATAATAAAAACACTAAATCTTCTTAG
- a CDS encoding DUF4290 domain-containing protein — MEYNTNRFKLVIPEYGRNIHKMIDYAIQIKNRKKRNRCAWSIIKLMTDSTHPRFNKSIPYFQHKLWNQLFIMSNYQLDIDPPFPKPNPGKIKVFSYKKVVYPEYLTNFRYYGKIIRNMIHVAIHCKNQQKKEGLFYAIANTMKKNYLRWNKNIVEDDIIFKDLKELSKGKICLMNTDPLLQCSHILRSKRKKGLKKQKEKVV; from the coding sequence ATGGAATATAACACTAATCGTTTCAAATTGGTGATACCAGAATATGGTAGAAACATTCATAAAATGATAGACTATGCAATTCAAATAAAAAATAGAAAAAAAAGAAATCGTTGTGCATGGAGTATTATAAAATTAATGACAGATTCTACTCATCCTAGGTTCAACAAATCAATTCCTTATTTTCAACATAAATTGTGGAACCAATTATTTATTATGTCTAATTATCAATTAGATATTGATCCTCCTTTTCCTAAACCAAATCCAGGGAAAATAAAAGTTTTCTCTTATAAAAAAGTAGTATATCCTGAATATTTAACTAATTTTAGATATTATGGAAAAATAATTAGAAACATGATACATGTAGCAATCCATTGTAAAAATCAACAAAAAAAAGAAGGATTGTTTTATGCAATAGCTAATACAATGAAGAAAAATTATTTGAGATGGAATAAAAATATAGTAGAAGACGATATAATATTTAAAGATTTAAAAGAACTTTCTAAAGGAAAGATATGTTTAATGAATACAGACCCATTGCTACAATGTTCTCATATTTTGAGGTCTAAGAGAAAAAAAGGATTAAAAAAACAAAAAGAAAAAGTTGTATAA
- the murA gene encoding UDP-N-acetylglucosamine 1-carboxyvinyltransferase has translation MGIFKIKGGLPLKGEIKPQGAKNESLQVLCSVLLTSDKLRIKNIPEIGDVKCLMQILKDLGVVINKNDIGDYTFQAKNINIEYLNTKKFREYGKSIRGSIMIAGPLLARFGKVCIPIPGGDRIGRRRLDPHLTGLKSLGSHICYHHEYKYFNLHTNNKILTGCYILMEEASVTGTANIIMAATLAKGKTTIYNAACEPYIQQLCKLLKKMGAKITGIGSNLIHITGVKELGGSCTHTILPDMVEIGSWIGLAAITCSEIRIKNVSWKNLGIIPKTFQKMGIKLEKEKDDIYIPSQESYQIKKLLNNAILTISDSPWPGLTPDLLSILTVVATQAKGSVLIHQKMFESRLFFVDKLIEMGAQIILCDPHRATVIGLNHQSHLRGAILNSPDIRAGISLLIAALSAKGTSLIKNIEQIDRGYENIDQRLRILGANILRME, from the coding sequence ATGGGAATTTTTAAAATTAAAGGAGGATTACCTTTAAAAGGAGAAATAAAACCACAAGGTGCTAAAAATGAGTCTTTACAGGTTTTATGTTCCGTATTATTAACTTCAGATAAATTAAGAATAAAAAATATTCCAGAAATAGGGGATGTCAAATGTTTAATGCAAATCCTTAAAGATTTGGGAGTTGTGATAAATAAAAATGATATTGGAGATTATACTTTTCAAGCAAAAAACATCAATATTGAATATTTAAACACAAAAAAATTCCGTGAATACGGAAAATCAATTAGAGGGTCCATTATGATAGCAGGACCTTTACTTGCTAGATTTGGAAAAGTTTGTATTCCGATCCCTGGGGGAGATAGAATAGGAAGACGACGTTTGGATCCTCATTTAACAGGATTAAAATCATTAGGAAGTCATATATGTTATCATCATGAATACAAATACTTTAATCTGCATACAAATAATAAAATTTTGACCGGATGTTATATTTTAATGGAAGAAGCTTCTGTGACTGGAACAGCTAATATTATAATGGCTGCAACTTTAGCTAAAGGTAAAACTACTATTTATAATGCTGCTTGTGAGCCCTATATTCAACAATTATGCAAATTATTAAAAAAAATGGGTGCTAAAATAACAGGAATAGGATCTAACTTGATTCATATAACCGGAGTGAAAGAACTAGGAGGATCTTGTACACACACCATATTACCGGATATGGTAGAAATAGGAAGTTGGATAGGTTTAGCTGCTATTACTTGTTCTGAAATTCGAATTAAAAATGTTAGTTGGAAAAATTTAGGGATCATTCCAAAAACATTCCAAAAAATGGGGATCAAATTAGAAAAAGAAAAAGATGATATTTATATCCCATCACAAGAATCTTATCAAATTAAAAAATTATTAAATAATGCGATATTAACAATATCTGATTCTCCATGGCCTGGGTTAACTCCAGATTTATTAAGTATTTTGACTGTGGTTGCTACTCAAGCTAAAGGAAGTGTTCTAATTCATCAAAAAATGTTCGAAAGTAGATTATTTTTTGTCGATAAACTTATTGAAATGGGAGCGCAAATCATATTATGTGATCCTCATAGAGCAACTGTTATTGGATTAAATCATCAATCTCATTTACGAGGAGCCATACTAAACTCTCCAGATATAAGAGCAGGAATATCTCTTTTGATCGCTGCACTTTCTGCTAAAGGAACTAGTCTCATTAAAAACATAGAACAAATAGATAGAGGATATGAAAATATAGATCAAAGATTACGCATTTTGGGTGCAAATATTTTAAGAATGGAGTAA
- the greA gene encoding transcription elongation factor GreA — protein sequence MEKFEYITKEGLKKLQKEIERLENIERPKISMQIAEARDKGDLSENAEYDAIKEAQGFLEMNIAKLKKKLSNARIIDGSQINRTRVSILSTVRVKNLTYGGEQIYTLVPEGEADLKSGKISINTPISTGLLGKQVGQIAHIKLPNKMILDYEILEIAFSE from the coding sequence ATGGAAAAATTTGAATATATAACTAAAGAAGGATTAAAAAAATTGCAAAAAGAAATCGAACGACTAGAAAATATAGAACGTCCAAAAATATCTATGCAAATCGCAGAAGCAAGAGATAAAGGGGATCTTTCAGAAAATGCAGAATATGATGCGATAAAAGAAGCACAAGGATTCTTGGAAATGAATATAGCTAAGTTAAAAAAAAAATTATCCAACGCACGTATTATAGACGGTTCACAAATAAATAGAACTAGAGTTTCTATTCTTTCTACAGTAAGAGTGAAAAATTTAACTTATGGTGGAGAACAAATATACACTTTAGTTCCAGAAGGAGAAGCTGATTTGAAATCAGGTAAAATATCCATCAATACTCCTATATCTACAGGACTACTTGGGAAGCAAGTAGGACAAATTGCTCATATTAAATTGCCTAATAAAATGATACTTGATTATGAAATTTTAGAAATAGCATTTAGTGAATAA
- a CDS encoding HIT family protein codes for MNNNIFHKIINDEISAYKVAENSDHLAFLDIHPIKIGHTLVIPKKSNRDKIFSLPEKEFISVMSFTRKVAVGIEKIIPCNRVGIFVMGFEIPHVHVHLIPMDQESDGNFYKKRIILSARKFQILSEKIKKSINI; via the coding sequence GTGAATAATAACATTTTTCATAAAATAATTAATGACGAAATTTCTGCTTATAAAGTAGCAGAAAATTCTGATCATTTAGCTTTTTTAGATATTCATCCTATTAAAATAGGACATACTTTAGTAATTCCCAAAAAAAGCAATAGAGATAAAATTTTTTCTCTTCCTGAAAAAGAATTTATCTCTGTTATGTCTTTCACGAGAAAAGTAGCTGTCGGTATAGAAAAAATTATTCCTTGCAATCGTGTAGGTATATTTGTTATGGGATTCGAAATACCTCATGTTCACGTTCACCTCATTCCTATGGATCAAGAAAGCGATGGTAATTTCTATAAAAAAAGAATAATTTTATCTGCAAGAAAATTTCAAATTTTGTCCGAAAAAATAAAAAAATCTATTAATATATAA
- a CDS encoding type III pantothenate kinase, with protein MLLTINIGNSSLRFGLFNNNYNLKCNCSWIINSNPHRSLDEYILLFRNIYQQYGIFYNLIQNIVIGSVVPPLTNIVEQSLYEIHKIKPLIVDRYSASPIKHSSHQLGTDLYANAIAAYTLYNNENTTLVIDFGTALSLTCIDKYGNLQGVIIAPGVNSSLTALIGNTAQLSQIELKKPPSILGQYTETCIQSGIIYGYLSMVEGLINRVNKELKTNCFVIATGGLSHIYTPLTKKIHLKDKLHTIKGLKILFHWNH; from the coding sequence ATGTTGTTAACAATAAATATTGGAAATTCAAGTCTTCGTTTTGGATTATTTAATAATAATTATAATTTAAAATGTAATTGTTCGTGGATTATTAATAGTAATCCACATAGATCATTAGATGAATATATTTTATTATTTAGGAATATATATCAACAATATGGTATTTTCTATAACTTAATACAAAATATTGTAATAGGATCAGTAGTCCCTCCACTTACAAACATTGTAGAACAATCTTTATATGAAATACATAAAATCAAACCTCTAATAGTAGATAGATATTCAGCCTCTCCTATAAAACATTCTTCTCATCAATTAGGAACAGATCTATATGCCAATGCTATAGCTGCATATACATTATATAATAATGAAAATACTACTTTAGTAATAGATTTTGGAACTGCATTAAGTTTAACTTGTATTGATAAATATGGAAATCTTCAAGGTGTTATTATTGCTCCGGGAGTAAATAGCTCTTTAACAGCATTAATTGGAAACACTGCTCAATTATCACAAATTGAATTAAAGAAACCTCCTAGCATACTGGGACAGTATACAGAAACATGTATTCAAAGTGGAATTATTTATGGGTACTTAAGTATGGTTGAAGGATTAATTAATAGAGTCAATAAAGAGTTGAAAACAAATTGTTTTGTGATTGCAACTGGGGGTCTCTCCCATATTTATACACCTTTAACAAAAAAAATTCATCTTAAAGATAAATTGCATACAATAAAAGGCTTAAAAATTTTATTTCATTGGAATCATTGA
- a CDS encoding alpha/beta fold hydrolase, with amino-acid sequence MCIDNIYKKTNLKIEGKGVPIVLLHGFMESLEIWNYIYSDISNKYKVLSIDLPGHGKSFFQLNHDTIFTMERAAEIVKKIVEKENIQKAVFVGHSMGGYIALALAEKYPEIFLGLCLLHSTAESDSADKKKIRMQSIRLAINNYTILVDTSINKLFNLKEFSFLQEKIFFVKKIALSTSVDSVISFLKGMTVRKDRRFLLKKTSFPKLHIIGLYDLILDPKKIREEAKNGNKTNFIEIPTGHMGHIEKPKEITKILENFMDHVILKND; translated from the coding sequence ATGTGCATAGATAATATCTACAAAAAAACAAATTTAAAAATAGAAGGAAAAGGAGTACCAATCGTACTATTACATGGATTTATGGAAAGTTTAGAAATATGGAATTATATATATTCCGACATTTCTAATAAATATAAAGTTCTTTCAATTGATTTACCAGGTCATGGTAAAAGTTTTTTTCAATTAAATCATGATACCATTTTTACTATGGAAAGAGCTGCGGAAATTGTGAAAAAAATTGTAGAAAAAGAGAACATACAAAAAGCAGTTTTTGTTGGTCATTCTATGGGAGGCTACATTGCTTTAGCTTTAGCAGAAAAATATCCAGAAATTTTTTTGGGATTATGTTTACTTCATTCTACAGCGGAATCTGATTCTGCTGATAAAAAGAAAATTCGTATGCAATCTATACGGTTAGCAATCAATAATTATACTATTCTTGTAGACACAAGTATAAATAAATTATTTAATCTTAAAGAATTCTCTTTTTTACAAGAAAAAATTTTTTTTGTAAAAAAAATAGCTTTATCCACTTCTGTGGATAGTGTAATTTCTTTTTTAAAAGGAATGACTGTTCGTAAAGATAGAAGATTTTTACTGAAAAAAACTAGTTTTCCGAAATTACATATAATTGGTTTATACGATTTAATTCTTGATCCAAAAAAAATTCGTGAAGAAGCTAAAAATGGAAATAAAACTAATTTCATTGAAATTCCTACAGGTCATATGGGACATATAGAAAAACCTAAAGAAATAACAAAAATATTAGAAAATTTTATGGATCATGTGATTCTCAAAAACGATTGA
- a CDS encoding 5-formyltetrahydrofolate cyclo-ligase — translation MNKKKLRKKYFFYRQSLSQREVFEKSYEIFFQMKKIFFIWEKKYYHIFLPIREYKEVDTFIIVNFLLKIGKYITIPCSNFHRISIDNCLFDKKTLLKKNKYGIFEPLSTHKYVISPSFIEVMFIPLLIFDLRGYRIGYGKGFYDRFISSCKRNVIKIGLSFFTPIKKIIDIHEKDLSIDIGITPDHIFFFDEIIKK, via the coding sequence ATGAATAAAAAAAAATTGCGAAAAAAATATTTTTTTTACAGACAATCCCTATCTCAAAGGGAAGTATTTGAGAAAAGTTATGAAATTTTTTTTCAGATGAAAAAAATATTTTTTATCTGGGAAAAAAAGTATTATCATATTTTTTTACCTATACGAGAATATAAAGAAGTGGATACATTTATTATTGTCAATTTTTTATTAAAAATAGGTAAATATATAACGATCCCCTGTTCTAATTTTCATCGAATTTCTATAGATAATTGTTTATTTGATAAAAAAACTTTATTAAAAAAAAACAAATATGGAATTTTTGAACCTCTTTCTACACATAAATATGTAATTTCACCTTCTTTTATTGAAGTAATGTTTATTCCATTATTAATATTTGATTTAAGAGGTTATCGTATAGGTTATGGAAAAGGTTTTTATGATAGATTTATTTCTTCATGCAAAAGAAATGTTATTAAAATAGGTTTGAGTTTTTTTACTCCTATCAAGAAAATTATAGATATTCATGAAAAGGATCTATCAATAGATATAGGAATCACTCCAGATCATATTTTTTTCTTTGATGAGATTATTAAGAAATAA
- the rseP gene encoding RIP metalloprotease RseP, translating into MTSILVKSIQLLLCISILIVIHELGHFTLAQIFKVRVEKFFLFFDPWFSLFKKKIGHTIYGIGWLPLGGYVKISGMMTDKKSVSSKKNWEFSSKSAIKRLLIISGGIIFNILLSIFIFTCLLFKYGETYLPTKNVKYGIEVDSLGEKIGFKNGDKILFVNGKYIPYFNDIPKAILLGNSVTVDRMGKVIKLSLNNNKKRFLFDRKKISFFIKPRVPPIINHVIKNSDADKYGLKNNDEILAINSEFILFSDQLKDLLSKYKNENIVISINRNGKLIQKEIFIDSKGIFGIYLKNFMDLDQIFSFEKMNYSFFESIPHGVMKSLDVLKNQIFFFKNVFHIETKAYKQIGSFFSIAKEFPSKWNWDIFWTLTGTLSIWLAFLNLFPIPSLDGGYILFILIEMITKKKVHEDILERCTIFGFVIISLIMIFIIIWDIFKVFIS; encoded by the coding sequence TTTTTTTTATTTTTTGATCCTTGGTTTTCTCTTTTTAAAAAAAAGATTGGACACACTATTTATGGAATTGGATGGTTGCCTTTAGGAGGATACGTAAAAATATCTGGAATGATGACAGATAAAAAAAGTGTTTCTTCAAAAAAAAATTGGGAATTTAGTTCAAAATCAGCAATAAAAAGGCTATTAATTATTTCTGGAGGAATTATTTTCAATATATTATTATCTATTTTTATTTTTACCTGTTTATTATTCAAATATGGAGAAACATATCTTCCCACAAAGAATGTTAAATATGGGATAGAAGTTGATTCTTTAGGAGAAAAAATAGGATTCAAAAATGGAGATAAAATTTTATTTGTAAATGGAAAATATATTCCATATTTCAATGATATTCCTAAAGCAATCCTTTTGGGAAATTCTGTGACTGTAGATCGTATGGGAAAGGTTATAAAATTGTCACTAAATAACAATAAAAAAAGATTTCTTTTTGATAGAAAAAAAATCAGTTTCTTTATTAAACCTCGCGTTCCTCCTATTATAAATCATGTCATCAAAAATTCTGACGCTGATAAATATGGTTTAAAAAATAATGATGAGATATTAGCTATAAATTCTGAATTCATTCTTTTTTCTGATCAATTAAAGGATTTATTATCAAAATATAAAAATGAAAACATAGTAATATCGATTAATAGAAATGGAAAACTGATTCAAAAAGAGATTTTTATAGATTCAAAAGGGATCTTTGGAATTTACTTAAAAAATTTTATGGATTTAGATCAAATTTTTTCATTTGAAAAAATGAATTATTCTTTTTTTGAAAGTATCCCTCATGGTGTCATGAAATCTTTGGATGTTTTAAAAAACCAAATATTTTTTTTTAAAAATGTTTTTCATATAGAAACTAAAGCTTATAAACAAATAGGAAGTTTTTTTTCTATAGCGAAAGAATTTCCTTCTAAATGGAATTGGGATATTTTTTGGACTTTAACTGGTACTTTGTCCATTTGGTTAGCTTTTTTGAATTTATTTCCCATTCCATCATTAGATGGAGGTTATATATTATTTATTTTGATAGAAATGATCACAAAAAAGAAAGTTCATGAAGATATTCTTGAACGTTGTACTATTTTTGGATTTGTAATAATTAGTTTAATTATGATTTTTATTATTATTTGGGATATTTTCAAAGTATTTATTTCTTAA